One window of Sulfurospirillum sp. 1612 genomic DNA carries:
- a CDS encoding response regulator transcription factor yields the protein MNRLIAQKLKTITLLYAEDEDNIRENIVSTLRYYVKEVIEAKDGKEAWRLYTEKKPDIIMSDILMPLMSGLELVEKIRKIDHDTPIVLITAHTEKHYLLSAVTLHLEQYLVKPVTLPDIMAALATCVKKISLHHAMRYDLPKEYSYDIDHKLLSYNGKAIKMNKKEISFFELLLCNTQRVVTYEELQEFVWGDSVMTDNALRSVVASLRKKLPKDIIVNLSGIGYKLENI from the coding sequence ATGAATAGGCTTATTGCTCAGAAATTAAAGACCATTACACTTTTATATGCAGAAGATGAGGATAATATCCGCGAAAATATCGTCAGTACCCTGCGTTATTATGTTAAAGAAGTGATTGAAGCAAAAGATGGTAAAGAGGCGTGGAGACTCTATACAGAGAAAAAACCCGATATTATCATGAGCGATATTTTAATGCCATTGATGAGCGGACTTGAGCTGGTCGAAAAGATTCGAAAAATAGATCATGATACCCCCATTGTCTTGATTACCGCACATACAGAGAAGCACTATCTTCTTAGTGCGGTGACACTGCATCTTGAGCAATATCTCGTGAAACCCGTCACTTTGCCTGATATTATGGCCGCACTTGCGACATGTGTCAAAAAAATCTCATTGCACCATGCGATGCGCTATGATTTACCCAAAGAGTACTCTTATGATATTGATCACAAATTGTTGAGTTATAACGGTAAGGCAATCAAAATGAATAAAAAAGAGATTAGCTTTTTTGAATTGCTCCTTTGTAATACCCAGCGTGTTGTGACTTATGAAGAGTTGCAAGAATTTGTCTGGGGCGATAGTGTCATGACCGATAATGCCTTGCGTTCGGTTGTGGCAAGTCTGAGAAAAAAACTACCCAAAGATATCATCGTTAATTTATCCGGAATTGGATATAAGCTTGAAAATATTTAA
- a CDS encoding ATP-binding protein: protein MKHLSIKIKFIILGTIGFIALSCIVFLALNMGKLGQGSLDNVYTDSRNVQTLQQNYIAPIFQLRELSLSLVVAPNKNFREGIKQKLFPLMKTLDHKFMTLNKETQAQWNHYKTSLEKTLYFINQGFEEGAFINVNQKERERFDILVTSLKKLQAKELSKSQTSYDNAKKTINNYIMLIIIVSLILVLFNLFLGTYIIMRISRSIQEVQEGLGRFFTFLRNRKDVEGVVGITLDTHDELGAMAKAINAEIKKTQVALRADIKLIESATLMVQEIKNGNLYKRLDVSAKTKELNLLRSMINDMIDVLEMRIQQEINRRADQEKLLIQQSKLAAMGNMIGNIAHQWRQPLSELNAILMNIETKYRFNDFDINFIEESVAKCNKITAYMSNTISDFQNFFKPSKQKEKFLVVEACKRASSILKSSLANNNIRFECSFDGEKEVFGYPNEFSQALLNILSNAKDVLIQRKSEDPCIKVTIKSGKQFVLISIQDNGGGIEEKNIDRIFEPYFTTKHAKQGTGIGLYMSKTIIEGNMDGFLVAKNIDGGARFTIKIK, encoded by the coding sequence ATGAAACACTTAAGTATTAAAATAAAATTTATAATATTAGGCACGATTGGTTTTATCGCGTTGAGTTGTATTGTCTTCTTAGCGTTAAATATGGGTAAATTAGGACAGGGGAGTCTGGATAATGTCTATACCGATTCAAGAAATGTTCAAACCTTGCAACAAAATTATATCGCACCAATCTTTCAGCTGCGAGAACTCTCACTCTCGTTGGTTGTCGCGCCAAATAAGAATTTCAGAGAGGGAATTAAGCAAAAACTTTTCCCGCTCATGAAGACGCTAGATCACAAATTTATGACATTAAACAAAGAGACACAAGCACAGTGGAATCATTACAAAACAAGCCTCGAAAAGACGCTATATTTTATCAATCAAGGGTTTGAAGAAGGTGCTTTTATCAACGTCAATCAAAAAGAGAGAGAACGGTTTGATATTTTGGTCACTTCGCTAAAAAAATTACAAGCAAAAGAGTTAAGCAAATCCCAAACATCCTACGACAATGCGAAAAAAACGATTAATAATTATATCATGCTGATTATCATCGTCTCATTGATATTGGTTCTTTTTAATCTTTTCCTAGGTACTTATATTATCATGAGAATTTCACGAAGCATCCAAGAAGTCCAAGAAGGACTGGGTAGATTTTTCACCTTTTTACGCAATCGCAAAGATGTCGAGGGTGTCGTGGGCATCACATTGGATACCCATGATGAACTAGGGGCCATGGCCAAAGCAATCAATGCTGAGATTAAAAAAACGCAAGTGGCGCTAAGAGCGGATATCAAACTGATTGAATCTGCAACTCTCATGGTGCAAGAGATTAAAAATGGCAATCTTTACAAGCGTTTGGATGTGAGTGCTAAAACCAAAGAATTGAACCTGTTGCGCTCGATGATTAATGATATGATTGATGTTTTAGAGATGCGAATCCAGCAAGAAATCAACAGAAGAGCCGATCAAGAAAAACTTTTGATTCAACAATCAAAGCTCGCAGCCATGGGAAATATGATTGGAAATATTGCCCACCAATGGCGTCAGCCTCTCAGTGAACTCAATGCGATATTGATGAATATCGAGACGAAATATCGATTCAATGATTTTGATATCAATTTTATTGAAGAGAGCGTTGCAAAGTGCAATAAAATTACGGCTTATATGTCCAATACTATTAGTGATTTTCAAAATTTCTTCAAACCCTCCAAACAAAAAGAGAAGTTCTTGGTCGTTGAGGCGTGTAAGCGTGCGAGTTCCATCCTCAAATCTTCACTGGCTAATAACAACATCCGTTTTGAGTGCTCTTTTGATGGTGAAAAAGAGGTGTTTGGCTATCCCAATGAATTCTCCCAGGCGCTTTTAAATATTCTCTCCAATGCCAAAGATGTTTTGATACAAAGAAAATCCGAAGACCCCTGTATCAAAGTCACGATTAAATCGGGCAAGCAGTTTGTACTGATCAGTATCCAAGATAATGGCGGTGGGATTGAAGAGAAAAATATTGATAGAATTTTTGAGCCCTATTTTACAACCAAACACGCCAAACAAGGTACGGGTATCGGACTGTACATGAGCAAAACAATTATCGAGGGCAATATGGATGGATTTTTAGTAGCTAAAAATATCGATGGAGGCGCGCGTTTTACTATAAAGATAAAGTAG
- the ilvD gene encoding dihydroxy-acid dehydratase: MRSDQVKKGYDRAPHRSLFRATGVKEEDFDKPFIGVANSFIEIIPGHFFLNKYGEIIKDEIRKNGCIPFEFNTIGVDDGIAMGHDGMLYSLPSRELIANSIETVMNAHKLDAMICIPNCDKIVPGMIMGALRVNVPTVFVSGGPMKKGHTKEGQPIDLATAFEAVGKFENGDMDEAELKDIECNACPTGGSCSGMFTANSMNTLMEAMGIALPGNGTIPALTPEREVLIRAAAKRVCEIALDTTFNFRNILNEKAVRNAFAIDMAMGGSTNTVLHMLAIAKEAGVDFNIADINAISKKVSHIAKISPSLPSVHMEDIDKAGGVSAVMHEIAKMNTGALYLDNLTVTGESIGERVGNSEILDNTVIHNLDNSYSKVGGLAILFGNLATEGCVIKTAGITGERKFRGSAVCFNSQQEAIEGIIKKKVKKGDVVVIRYEGPRGGPGMQEMLSPTSLIMGMGLGADVALITDGRFSGATRGLSIGHVSPEAAEGGMIGLLKDGDMIAIDVDKYTIEVELSDEEIATRRAAFKPVQKEIKGSWLKQYRLLVTNATNGAVLKTEL, encoded by the coding sequence ATGCGCAGTGATCAGGTAAAAAAAGGTTATGATAGAGCACCTCATAGAAGTTTGTTTCGTGCTACGGGAGTGAAAGAAGAAGATTTTGATAAACCCTTTATTGGAGTAGCCAACTCTTTTATTGAGATTATTCCGGGACATTTTTTCTTAAATAAATATGGTGAGATTATTAAAGACGAAATACGCAAGAACGGATGCATCCCATTTGAATTTAATACAATCGGTGTCGATGATGGCATTGCGATGGGTCATGATGGAATGTTGTACTCTCTTCCGAGTCGTGAGTTGATTGCCAATTCTATTGAAACGGTGATGAATGCCCACAAGTTAGATGCCATGATTTGTATTCCAAATTGTGACAAAATTGTACCTGGGATGATTATGGGGGCACTTAGAGTCAATGTGCCGACTGTGTTTGTGAGTGGAGGACCTATGAAAAAGGGTCATACAAAAGAGGGACAGCCCATCGATTTAGCGACAGCTTTTGAAGCCGTCGGTAAATTTGAAAATGGCGATATGGATGAGGCAGAACTCAAAGATATCGAATGCAACGCCTGTCCGACGGGAGGAAGTTGTTCGGGTATGTTCACCGCTAACAGCATGAATACTCTCATGGAAGCAATGGGGATTGCATTGCCTGGAAATGGTACGATACCAGCCCTCACACCAGAGCGTGAAGTCCTCATAAGAGCAGCGGCAAAGCGCGTGTGTGAAATAGCGTTGGATACGACATTTAATTTTAGAAATATCCTTAATGAAAAAGCAGTCAGAAATGCTTTTGCTATCGATATGGCGATGGGTGGTAGCACTAACACCGTGCTTCATATGTTAGCCATTGCTAAAGAAGCCGGCGTGGATTTTAATATCGCCGATATTAATGCTATTAGCAAGAAAGTCTCTCACATTGCTAAGATTTCTCCATCATTGCCGAGTGTTCATATGGAAGATATCGATAAAGCCGGTGGCGTGAGTGCGGTGATGCATGAAATTGCCAAGATGAATACAGGCGCTTTGTACTTGGATAATCTTACCGTGACAGGTGAGAGTATTGGTGAACGTGTGGGAAATTCTGAGATTTTAGATAACACGGTGATTCATAATCTAGATAACTCCTACTCTAAAGTGGGGGGATTGGCAATTCTTTTTGGTAATTTGGCTACTGAAGGGTGTGTGATTAAAACAGCGGGTATCACGGGTGAGCGAAAATTTAGAGGTAGCGCCGTTTGTTTTAACTCTCAACAAGAAGCGATTGAGGGAATTATCAAGAAAAAAGTTAAAAAAGGTGATGTTGTCGTGATTCGCTATGAAGGGCCACGTGGCGGTCCGGGCATGCAAGAGATGCTCTCACCAACGAGTTTGATTATGGGGATGGGATTGGGTGCAGATGTCGCACTGATCACAGATGGAAGATTTAGTGGAGCAACACGAGGTTTGAGTATCGGTCATGTGAGTCCTGAAGCGGCTGAGGGCGGTATGATTGGTTTATTGAAAGATGGTGATATGATTGCGATTGATGTGGATAAATATACCATAGAAGTCGAATTAAGCGATGAAGAGATTGCCACACGTCGTGCGGCCTTTAAGCCCGTACAAAAAGAGATCAAAGGGAGTTGGTTGAAACAATATCGACTCTTAGTGACCAATGCAACCAATGGTGCTGTATTAAAGACGGAGCTTTGA
- a CDS encoding ABC transporter substrate-binding protein, with protein MKIFNLFLPFFCISMLFADSLYRNDDAHQLAMNKRVPSSHIVVFMPTMPYLYVSKLINGTLVRSSDNAQGWEYMMATHYKKISPLVYEFHLREGVKFQDNTPFDADSVVENFKYMMQTPFNYSDLFGRLKGVKKVSQYVVRFYFNKPYELFLFDLTLINLYSHRYLKHFGWGFKNASTANSMKSPGPYGLGPYILEQGYATGRAQTPKIELIANPNYYEKPQPYIERITIYTELKTQQALDDILKYEGRLDISPIPFDKKVETVLSLYAKLMTHPSTHNISIYFNMLKPNGVLKNKAIRIALNEAINQENLLKFVYKEEGILAPSAVSPNYKSVKIATQGMQTYHQKADKKEIKKLLNGLVLRVCTMERFMFLWKGIEYQLQQYGVTLKYQIITSEKGIYEQLLTNRQKPKEWDILTWGNDDWSSNNPWTVFFNYRTSDVWSTIDKDDVMQGYIQKYFELKYNSPEFIAMVKKIIKRAYDEAYMLFVPSPNIVLAVNKEVDYTPSSVLMMPLWKAKITPYHWSVRSGHYPDYRKISVIPRDDTKQ; from the coding sequence TTGAAAATATTTAACCTCTTTTTACCCTTTTTTTGTATCTCAATGCTCTTTGCAGATTCCCTCTATCGCAACGATGATGCGCACCAATTGGCAATGAACAAAAGAGTGCCCAGCTCTCATATTGTCGTCTTTATGCCTACGATGCCTTATTTGTATGTTTCCAAACTGATCAATGGAACACTAGTACGCTCCAGCGATAATGCCCAAGGTTGGGAATACATGATGGCGACACACTATAAAAAAATCTCTCCCCTTGTGTATGAATTTCATCTCAGAGAAGGGGTGAAATTTCAAGATAATACCCCCTTTGATGCAGATTCCGTGGTTGAGAATTTTAAGTACATGATGCAAACGCCTTTTAACTACTCTGATCTCTTCGGGCGACTCAAAGGTGTGAAAAAAGTATCCCAATATGTTGTGCGGTTTTATTTTAACAAGCCGTATGAGCTTTTTTTATTTGATTTGACTCTGATCAATCTCTACTCGCATCGCTACCTCAAACATTTTGGCTGGGGATTTAAAAACGCATCAACAGCCAACAGTATGAAAAGCCCGGGTCCTTATGGCTTGGGCCCTTATATCTTAGAACAAGGCTATGCCACAGGACGGGCTCAAACGCCAAAGATTGAGCTAATCGCCAATCCAAATTACTATGAAAAACCTCAGCCTTATATCGAAAGAATCACAATTTACACCGAGCTCAAGACGCAACAAGCTCTAGATGATATTCTAAAATATGAAGGACGGCTTGATATCAGCCCGATTCCTTTTGACAAAAAAGTCGAGACCGTACTCTCCTTGTATGCAAAGTTGATGACCCATCCCTCGACTCATAATATCTCAATCTATTTTAATATGCTCAAGCCCAATGGCGTGCTGAAAAACAAAGCCATCCGCATCGCGCTCAATGAAGCGATTAATCAAGAAAATCTACTGAAATTTGTCTATAAAGAAGAAGGCATCTTAGCCCCTAGTGCGGTGAGTCCTAATTATAAGTCGGTCAAAATTGCAACCCAGGGGATGCAGACCTATCATCAAAAAGCAGATAAAAAAGAGATCAAAAAACTGCTCAATGGTTTGGTGCTGCGGGTGTGTACGATGGAGCGGTTTATGTTTTTATGGAAGGGCATCGAATACCAACTGCAACAATATGGCGTCACCTTAAAATATCAAATTATCACCAGTGAAAAAGGTATCTATGAACAATTGTTGACAAATCGTCAAAAGCCAAAAGAGTGGGATATTTTAACGTGGGGAAATGATGATTGGTCTAGCAATAATCCCTGGACGGTATTTTTTAATTACCGTACCAGCGATGTTTGGTCCACTATCGACAAAGATGATGTGATGCAAGGCTACATTCAAAAATATTTTGAATTAAAGTATAATAGCCCAGAATTCATTGCGATGGTGAAAAAGATTATTAAAAGAGCCTATGATGAGGCTTATATGCTTTTTGTGCCCTCTCCAAATATTGTTTTGGCAGTGAATAAAGAGGTGGATTATACCCCCTCTTCTGTGCTCATGATGCCGCTTTGGAAAGCTAAAATCACACCCTATCACTGGTCTGTGAGAAGTGGCCACTATCCTGATTATAGAAAAATATCAGTAATACCACGGGATGATACAAAGCAATGA
- a CDS encoding MarC family protein, translating into MPHFFDLLLQNTITMMAIVDPLGVSAIMLSLLPEGTTKETISKIAFKSTLTIIVAFFIVLISGNFLLQLFGIEIDSLKVMGGIILLLMAIKMVNGSSESKNQTKEERVETLRHDEFSIIPLGIPITFGPGIFATVVIIRNQSESFAAISAFILAYLLVALTVYLAFKNSIYIRQYLGITGSKIITRLMGLIVGAIAIQFIVAGISVLVKEYYT; encoded by the coding sequence ATGCCCCATTTTTTTGATTTACTCTTACAAAACACCATCACGATGATGGCGATTGTTGATCCTTTGGGCGTGAGTGCGATTATGCTCTCACTCTTGCCTGAGGGGACTACCAAAGAGACCATCTCCAAGATTGCTTTTAAATCTACCTTGACAATTATTGTGGCATTTTTTATCGTTTTGATTAGTGGAAATTTTTTGCTGCAACTCTTTGGCATCGAGATTGATTCTCTCAAAGTGATGGGTGGGATTATCTTACTTTTGATGGCCATTAAGATGGTCAATGGCTCAAGCGAATCCAAAAATCAAACCAAAGAAGAGCGCGTTGAGACGCTGCGTCATGATGAATTTTCTATCATTCCTTTAGGTATTCCCATTACCTTTGGTCCGGGAATTTTTGCTACGGTTGTGATTATTAGAAATCAAAGTGAGAGTTTTGCAGCCATTAGTGCTTTTATACTCGCTTATTTATTAGTGGCATTGACGGTTTATCTGGCCTTTAAAAACAGTATTTATATTCGCCAATATCTTGGTATTACGGGGTCAAAAATCATTACACGGTTGATGGGCTTGATTGTTGGCGCGATTGCCATACAATTTATTGTTGCGGGTATTAGTGTGTTGGTAAAAGAATATTATACGTAA
- a CDS encoding GGDEF domain-containing protein, with protein sequence MISIEHMHTILKTLPDPAFILSRSGKYIAIYGGRDNRYYHDSAALIGTKISDVVKKEKADWFLEKINLALDTKQLIIETYALRGTDIKGLPLNGPTSTIWFEGRIQALDFQIEGEEVVLWVASNISKRHELEEQLRQQSDTDQLTGFFNRRRLERDLKHHHDTMLRYDTPISLLIFDLDNLKQINDTLGHHAGDKAILAIADTCRKQLRSTDTAYRFGGDEFVVALPNTTLEEATHFATRMRECFYHEQRKLSLTGLYATASIGVSTMLMVDHSYEDALKRADHALYKAKQNGKNKVAVHAKLFNKLIEP encoded by the coding sequence ATGATTAGTATCGAACATATGCACACCATTTTAAAAACGCTCCCAGACCCTGCCTTTATCTTATCTCGCAGTGGAAAATATATCGCAATCTATGGTGGTCGCGATAATCGCTACTATCATGATAGTGCCGCACTCATTGGTACAAAAATTTCTGATGTGGTTAAAAAAGAAAAAGCTGATTGGTTTCTTGAAAAAATCAATCTTGCCTTAGATACCAAACAATTGATTATAGAAACATACGCATTAAGAGGAACGGATATCAAAGGATTACCTCTAAATGGCCCCACGTCAACCATTTGGTTTGAAGGACGTATCCAAGCCCTTGATTTTCAGATTGAAGGAGAAGAGGTGGTCCTTTGGGTGGCTAGCAATATATCAAAACGACACGAACTTGAAGAACAATTGCGACAACAAAGTGATACCGATCAACTGACAGGGTTTTTCAATCGTCGAAGACTCGAGCGAGACCTCAAACACCATCATGATACAATGTTGCGCTATGATACACCTATCTCCCTTTTGATTTTTGATTTGGATAATTTAAAACAAATCAACGACACCCTAGGACACCATGCTGGAGATAAAGCCATATTGGCGATTGCAGATACGTGCAGAAAACAACTGCGCTCCACGGATACAGCGTATCGTTTTGGAGGAGATGAATTTGTGGTAGCCCTCCCCAATACGACACTCGAAGAAGCCACTCATTTTGCAACACGAATGCGTGAATGTTTTTATCATGAGCAAAGAAAACTCTCATTAACCGGTTTGTATGCAACAGCAAGTATCGGCGTCAGCACCATGCTCATGGTAGATCATTCCTATGAAGATGCGCTCAAGCGAGCCGATCATGCTCTTTATAAGGCAAAACAAAACGGCAAAAACAAAGTAGCAGTTCATGCAAAACTCTTTAACAAACTCATTGAACCCTAA
- the torA gene encoding trimethylamine-N-oxide reductase TorA, with amino-acid sequence MKNSSRRNFLKGTGALASVALTQKLSANPLISGPIEDQSAPMNGSHFGAFRAHIKGGQFTGVTAFKDDYQPSPMINALPSRTYSKTRVEYPMVREGFLKHGHNSDTSKRGAEKFVRVSWDEALDLVASEIKRVQKTYGPKGIFAGSYGWKSPGKLHNARVLMNRMMKLSGGYVGSTGDYSTAAAQVIMPHVLGGIEVYEQQTSWPLVVKEAENVVFWGADPMRCCQIDWTISEHGAYPYLEGLKKATKAGKMKIYAVNPLTDDTAMYLDPIMIRPKPNTDTAMMLGMMYHLYTTKQYDEKFIKKYTVGFKKFKAYLLGEIDKTPKTPAWASEICGVDEKTIKSFAETLKNKKTMLMAGWGVQRADHGEQFHWMLVTLSCMLGQIGMPGCGFGFSYHYSNGGTPSAAAPGLSGISTVIGGKNKIDWMSAGAELSIPVARVTDLIMNPGKTIDFNGKKITYPEIKMAYWVGGNPFVHHQDRNLMIEAWKKLETFIVHEPFWTPTARMADIVLPVTTEIENNDIDSMGDYSSSHFIAMKKGIEPYKESKNDYEICRQISKRLGYEKEFTEGKTSEMDWIKEFYENAKMQAEQRNIKMPSFEKFWEQGYVKFETPEKSKQYTKFESFRKNPMLNPLGTPSGKIEIYSRTIAKFKYDDCLPYPSWIEPAEWLGAKEAKKYPLHVLSPHPKYRLHSQLSNTWLRDLYEVQGREPVWMNPIDAKKRGIKNGDIVRVFNERGATLAGAIVTDAIMPNVIKIDEGAWYDPLDPSKKDTMCKHGNVNLLTIDKGTSKLAQGNISNTVLADVEKYTEAAPKVTVFEKPSIV; translated from the coding sequence TTGAAAAATTCAAGCCGTAGAAATTTCCTAAAGGGAACCGGAGCATTAGCCTCAGTTGCACTCACACAAAAACTTAGTGCCAACCCATTGATTAGTGGCCCGATTGAAGATCAATCTGCCCCGATGAATGGTTCACACTTTGGTGCTTTTAGAGCGCATATCAAAGGCGGACAATTCACCGGTGTCACTGCTTTTAAAGATGACTATCAACCCAGCCCTATGATTAACGCCTTGCCCAGTAGAACGTACTCAAAAACACGTGTCGAATACCCCATGGTCCGAGAGGGATTTTTGAAACACGGTCACAACAGTGATACATCAAAAAGAGGTGCAGAAAAATTTGTGCGCGTCAGTTGGGACGAAGCATTGGATTTGGTAGCATCTGAAATCAAACGGGTTCAAAAAACGTATGGACCAAAAGGAATCTTCGCGGGAAGTTACGGCTGGAAAAGCCCAGGTAAACTGCACAATGCCCGTGTTTTGATGAATCGTATGATGAAACTATCGGGTGGCTATGTAGGGAGTACGGGAGATTATTCCACAGCAGCAGCACAAGTGATTATGCCTCATGTCTTAGGAGGGATTGAGGTTTATGAACAACAAACGTCTTGGCCACTTGTTGTCAAAGAGGCAGAGAATGTTGTCTTTTGGGGAGCAGATCCGATGCGTTGTTGTCAAATCGACTGGACGATATCAGAACATGGTGCTTATCCTTATCTAGAAGGTCTCAAAAAAGCTACCAAAGCAGGCAAAATGAAAATTTATGCCGTGAATCCGCTCACCGATGATACGGCCATGTATCTTGACCCTATCATGATTAGACCCAAACCAAACACCGACACGGCCATGATGCTTGGGATGATGTATCACCTTTATACGACCAAACAGTATGATGAAAAATTTATCAAAAAATATACCGTCGGATTTAAAAAATTCAAAGCTTACCTTTTAGGAGAGATAGATAAAACACCAAAGACTCCTGCTTGGGCTTCTGAAATTTGTGGCGTTGATGAAAAAACTATCAAAAGTTTTGCAGAAACACTTAAAAACAAAAAAACCATGCTGATGGCCGGTTGGGGTGTCCAAAGAGCCGATCATGGCGAACAATTTCACTGGATGCTCGTCACCCTTTCATGTATGTTGGGTCAAATCGGAATGCCAGGATGCGGTTTTGGATTTAGTTATCACTACTCAAATGGCGGCACCCCATCAGCTGCAGCACCAGGACTCAGCGGTATTTCCACAGTGATTGGCGGTAAAAACAAAATCGACTGGATGTCAGCAGGGGCTGAGCTGAGTATCCCGGTGGCCAGAGTCACTGATTTGATTATGAACCCGGGTAAAACCATCGATTTCAATGGCAAAAAAATCACCTACCCTGAAATCAAGATGGCCTATTGGGTCGGGGGAAATCCATTTGTTCACCATCAAGATCGAAATTTAATGATTGAAGCATGGAAAAAACTAGAGACATTTATCGTTCATGAGCCATTTTGGACCCCAACAGCACGTATGGCAGATATTGTCCTTCCGGTAACAACAGAGATAGAAAATAACGATATTGACTCTATGGGTGATTATAGTTCCAGCCATTTTATCGCGATGAAAAAGGGAATCGAGCCGTATAAAGAGTCTAAAAACGATTATGAGATTTGTCGCCAAATCAGTAAGCGCCTTGGCTATGAAAAAGAGTTTACCGAGGGCAAAACCTCTGAGATGGATTGGATCAAAGAGTTTTATGAAAATGCAAAAATGCAAGCAGAACAAAGAAATATCAAAATGCCTTCTTTTGAGAAATTTTGGGAACAAGGCTATGTCAAGTTTGAAACACCTGAGAAATCAAAACAATACACGAAATTTGAATCCTTTAGAAAAAATCCGATGCTCAATCCACTCGGTACGCCATCAGGAAAAATTGAGATCTACTCCAGAACCATCGCCAAATTCAAATACGATGATTGTCTTCCTTATCCTTCATGGATTGAACCGGCTGAGTGGTTGGGAGCAAAAGAGGCCAAGAAATATCCACTCCATGTGCTCTCCCCACACCCAAAATATCGACTTCATTCACAACTCTCCAACACGTGGTTGCGAGATCTCTATGAAGTACAAGGCAGAGAACCGGTTTGGATGAATCCAATCGATGCCAAAAAACGTGGTATCAAAAACGGTGATATCGTACGCGTCTTTAATGAGCGTGGCGCCACACTTGCGGGGGCTATCGTCACCGATGCGATTATGCCAAATGTTATCAAAATTGATGAGGGGGCGTGGTATGATCCACTAGATCCGAGCAAAAAAGATACGATGTGCAAACACGGCAATGTGAATCTTCTCACTATCGATAAAGGAACCTCAAAATTAGCACAAGGCAATATCTCCAATACGGTCTTAGCTGATGTTGAAAAATACACAGAAGCGGCACCAAAAGTAACGGTTTTTGAAAAACCAAGCATCGTTTAA
- the galU gene encoding UTP--glucose-1-phosphate uridylyltransferase GalU has protein sequence MINRCLFPAAGYGTRFLPATKAMPKEMLPILTKPLIQYGVEEAMEAGCDIMSIITGRGKRAITDHFDISYELEHQIQGSSKEALLDKIREIIEKCTFTYTRQNEMKGLGDAIYKGKVLMGEKDPFAVILADDLCINPKGDGILTQMVKLYNKYRCCIVAIMEVPKDEVYKYGVIEGNAIEDGVFMVSNMVEKPEIDKAPSNLAVIGRYILTPDIFDMIKNTKPGKNGEIQITDALCEQAKKGMVIAYKFKGKRFDCGSVEGFVEATNYFYNLEKTK, from the coding sequence ATGATCAATAGATGTTTATTCCCCGCTGCTGGTTATGGTACAAGATTTTTGCCTGCGACTAAAGCGATGCCCAAAGAGATGCTCCCCATACTCACAAAGCCCTTGATTCAGTATGGTGTTGAAGAGGCGATGGAGGCTGGTTGCGATATCATGTCTATCATCACCGGTCGTGGAAAGCGTGCGATTACAGACCATTTTGATATCTCTTATGAACTTGAACACCAAATCCAAGGCTCATCCAAAGAAGCACTTTTGGATAAAATTCGTGAAATCATAGAAAAATGCACCTTTACCTATACGAGACAAAATGAGATGAAAGGTCTGGGTGATGCCATCTATAAGGGAAAAGTGCTGATGGGCGAGAAAGATCCGTTTGCGGTAATCTTGGCGGATGATCTTTGTATCAATCCCAAAGGGGATGGTATCTTGACCCAAATGGTCAAACTCTACAATAAATATCGATGTTGTATCGTAGCGATTATGGAAGTACCAAAGGATGAGGTTTACAAGTATGGTGTCATCGAAGGTAACGCGATTGAAGATGGTGTTTTCATGGTCTCCAATATGGTGGAAAAACCTGAAATTGATAAGGCGCCTTCGAACTTAGCCGTGATTGGTCGCTACATCCTCACTCCTGATATCTTTGATATGATTAAAAATACCAAACCGGGTAAAAATGGTGAGATTCAAATCACTGATGCCCTGTGTGAACAAGCCAAAAAAGGGATGGTGATTGCTTATAAATTCAAAGGGAAACGCTTTGACTGCGGGAGTGTTGAGGGATTTGTTGAAGCCACAAATTATTTCTATAATCTGGAGAAAACGAAGTAA